In Zingiber officinale cultivar Zhangliang chromosome 6A, Zo_v1.1, whole genome shotgun sequence, a single genomic region encodes these proteins:
- the LOC121993940 gene encoding pathogenesis-related protein STH-2-like, whose protein sequence is MVVGSCIDEITVNVSKSRLWKGAICDAHILYPKLLPEFFAKYERVGKGVGSINILHFAPASQMPIGSVSKMKVEIFDEATYSTKYSVIEGGFVGVYFKSVSYESTFEATGPNTCVAKIKIVYETLEDKPLSEEELNAVRGGSTQGLKAIEAYLIANPDVYA, encoded by the exons ATGGTTGTCGGTTCTTGCATCGATGAAATTACCGTCAACGTTTCCAAATCAAGGCTTTGGAAGGGAGCGATCTGTGATGCACATATTTTGTACCCTAAGCTCTTGCCTGAATTTTTCGCCAAGTACGAACGTGTTGGAAAAGGAGTTGGCTCTATTAAcattcttcactttgctccag CTTCCCAAATGCCAATAGGAAGTGTCAGCAAGATGAAGGTAGAGATATTCGATGAGGCAACATACTCGACTAAGTATTCGGTAATCGAAGGAGGCTTTGTCGGCGTGTATTTTAAATCGGTTAGTTATGAGAGCACATTTGAAGCAACGGGCCCCAACACTTGCGTTGCAAAGATCAAGATCGTGTATGAAACACTCGAAGATAAGCCTCTTAGCGAAGAAGAGTTAAACGCCGTTAGAGGTGGATCAACCCAGGGGCTAAAGGCCATCGAAGCATATTTGATTGCCAACCCCGATGTCTATGCATAA